One Nothobranchius furzeri strain GRZ-AD chromosome 7, NfurGRZ-RIMD1, whole genome shotgun sequence genomic window, CAGTTAGACTTGACAAAGCAGTATTGACTTCTGTAGACACAAATTTGAATTACTCGACTTGGCTTAATTTGATTAGACTTGACAAAGCAGACTTGTCTTGGCTAGACAGGACTTTGACATTTTTTACTTGACTTGACATGAGTTGGCTTGACTcgattagaattgacaaagcaggATTGACTTCTGTGGACACATGTTTGACTTACTTGACTTGGCTTGATTTGATTTGACTTGATTTGACTTGACAAAGCAGACTTGACTTGACTAGACATGGCTTTAACTTACTCAACTTGGCTTGATTTGATTTGACTTGACAAAGCAGACTTGGCTTGACTAGACATGGCTTTGACTTACTTGACTTGGCTTGAATTGATTTGACTTGTCAAAGCAGACTTGACTTGACTAGACATGGCTTTGACTTACTCAACTTGGCTTGATTTGATTTGACTTGACAAAGCAGACTTGGCTTGACTAGACATGGCTTTGACTTACTTGACTTGGCTTGAATTGATTTGACTTGTCAAAGCAGACTTGACTTGACTAGACATGGCTTTGACTTACTCAACTTGGCTTGATTTGATTTGACTTGTCAAAGCAGACTTGACTTGACTAGACATGGCTTTAACTTACTCAACTTGGCTTGATTTGATTTGACTTGACAAAGCAGACTTGGCTTGACTAGACATGGCTTTGACTTACTTGACTTGGCTTGAATTGATTTGACTTGTCAAAGCAGACTTGACTTGACTAGACATGGCTTTGACTTACTCAACTTGGCTTGATTTGATTTGACTTGACAAAGCAGACTTGGCTTGACTAGACATGGCTTTGACTTACTTGACTTGGCTTGAATTGATTTGACTTGTCAAAGCAGACTTGACTTGACTAGACATGGCTTTGACTTACTTGACTTGGCTTGATTTGATTCGACTTGATTTGACTTGACAATGCAGACTTGGCTTGACTAGACATGGCTTTGACTTACTTGACTTGGCTTGAATTGATTTGACTTGACAAAGCAGACTTGGCTTGAATAGACATGGCTTTGACTTACTTGACTTGGCTTGATTTGATTCGACTTGATTTGACTTGACAAAGCAGACTTGGCTTGACTAGACATGGCTTTGACTTACTCGACTTGGCTTGAATTGATTTGACTAGACATGACTGGAAGGATGTAGATCAgtgatctccacacctcctcaagTCTGCAGAGTCTTgatctgaagaggtggctctcctgtgcggTTGTGTCGTTGTTGATTTTGGATAAGTGGAATGGAAAATGATCACTAAGGTTATCAGAGGTAACAGCTTTACTAATCTTGAGCAAGAATCCTAACAATCTCTTCATATCTCTCAGAGGTCAGTTTGAATTCTGCGTGAAACCTCTGAAACACACCTTCATATTGGATTTTGTTTACGTTGCTGTTCCTGGAAGCTACACTGACGTCAGGCTCCTGTCGCGTCTCCGGAGACTCAACCTGTTTGTTATGTTTTAATTCTCCTCTCACACTCCCAAGACTTTCGGCTCTGTCTCTTTTCCCAGTGCGAGTGAGAATCAGAGTTACTCCTGCAGTCAACAGATGGCACACCAGTCCAGCATTTCAGAACGCTGCAACACTTTGACCTTGAAGTAAACTTGGCACCCAAACCCACGTGTGCTTATCTCATCGCTTGCGTCCTTTCTCGCTCTTTGCTTTGATTTCCTGTTGCTACCTGTGCTGTTTCTCCCCCATGCAGAGCCTCTAATTTCCCCTCACCCTGATAGATTCAGTTGATTGCAGAGTAGTGAATGTCAGCTCAGTCTCAGTAATCAATGGCACGAGAGTGCAGCTCTGTTAGCCGTCAGTGCAGAGTGAGCATCAGCTGTGGTCAATAAACTAATGGAGGTTGCTGTAAGTTGGAGGGGTGTGGAAAATATCACGTATGGTGGACCACTGGGGGGAGAATTGTTTGTGTGGAAGGTGATCATAAGACTCACTCAAACTTGTTTCATCCCAGACTCTCAGAGAGCCCGCCATCTTTGCACGGGAGACCAGCTGTGACTGCCGTGCACCTCACGAGAAGCTCACCATCGCTCAGGCTCGCAGAGGCACCCCAGGTACGTCATCTTTTACCATCTTACTGATTATTTTCAAACAGTtttgtacttttatttatttatttatttttaccggtTTTACGATAAATCCCTTTGTAGACATAAACTTTTTTGTCTACTTTGAAATTATTCCAGAAGCTTTGTGTCCAATCTTCTATAACTGTGTTATCTTTAGTGGATCGGCCTGTTCGAGTCTACGCAGACGGCATCTTTGACCTGTTCCACGCTGGACACGCTCGGGCCCTCATGCAGGCCAAGGATCTTTTTCCTAATACCTATCTCATAGTAGGAGGTAAGACAATCCAGACATAAAAAATATAGCCTTTAAACTTAATCTGATCAAGTTTGCTGACGATACTGTATTGTTGTTGAACAGTGTGCAGTGACGAGCTGACCCATAAGTACAAGGGTTTCACCGTCATGACAGAGCACGAACGCTACGAAGCTTTGAGGCACTGCCGCTACGTCGATGAGGTTTTGAGGGATGCACCGTGGACACTCACGCCAGAGTTTCTTGAGAAACATAAGGTGTGtattatggggtgccatttgtcaaGTCAAACAGTAATAACTTAACAGCAGTAATCTGTGTTGTTTAGCCTATGATAAAAGAAAACAATGGGAGTTCATTTTTCTAAGTCTTATTTTCACCATTTTTCTTACATTTATAAACGTTAAAGTTCCCAATTAAATATTTAGGTAGTAAGCTAAATATTAAGGTTAgagctaaatgtttattttacaaactaaatatttgggTCTGACCTAAAATATTtgcttgcaaaataaatattttatttactaaCTAAATATTCAATTAGGAGCTACATATTTAGCTTACAAACAAAGTATTTGGctcctaattaaatatttattttccaaataaatatttagattccATGTAAACATTTATTTTCCGGGCTAAACCTAAATACTAATttagcaaactaaatgtttagcttcacaaatatttaattacattttatttaattaaataagtaatctaatatttatttagtaaatttaatatttattttacaaactaaatatttaggtcagaccttaaaattttttttgtaaaataaatatttaaccctaatttaaatatttattttactaacTAAATATTCAGGTCAGAtctaaatattttgtttgtaaaataaatatttaaccctgaattaaacatttagtttgctaactaaatatttacttGTGAAATTTTACATTGAtaagaataacatggtgaaaatattacTTTGAAAAAAGAACTCCCATGACAGGCTAAATACCCAAAAATACTGCTTTTAAGTTACAACTgtttgacttcaaaaatgacacccgtagtgtatgtgtttgtgtgagagagCAATTGTACACTTCGCATAATAAAATATCCATAAATCCAGTTTAACGTGATTGCACCACATTTTATGAACAAATTAAGGAAATAAATATTGGCTTTCGTTACAATTTTGGACTTTAACATGTAGCTGCTCTGGTCTACTGAAGTTTATTGTCTCCCTTCTGAGTAATAACTTTTATTATAGGGTTCAAATTGGACCGTTGACACAGGCAGGTCAATATCAAGTGAGTAAAATAGTTCAGAAAAATGATTCACAGCAGCAACTTCTTATCAGTTCGAAGTAATTGATTAGATAAGAAATCTTGAGAATCTGGTCCCAGAGTGTGTGAAGGGATGTTTCTGATCTGACCCTTTTAGCTGCAGAACCTTTTACTTGTGTGTTTGCCAAACAGCATGTGTCCTTTGATTGTTTCTCAGATCGATTTTGTGGCTCATGATGATATTCCGTACTCCTCAGCAGGAAGTGAGGACGTTTATAAACACATCAAAGAAGCAGGTAAGACATCCAATAGAATAACTTTGCACATTTATTCCAAAAATAAGCCCCCAGGCTGTAATTGGATGTTTGTTATCATTGTGCCTGTTTAACAGGGATGTTTGTGCCCACGCAACGAACGGAAGGAATCTCAACCTCTGACATCATAACCAGAATCGTCAGAGACTACGACGTCTATGCCCGGCGCAATCTTCAACGTGGCTACACGGCTAAGGAGCTGAATGTCAGCTACATCAATGTAAGGGCATACCCCTCAACCATGAACAGTGACGTACAATCACAAGAGAGTTTGTGATCCTTTCCCAATCTTTAAAACCACTCATAAAATGTCACAGTAATGAACACACAAAGCTTTATGTTTTTACTAAATTATGTGACTGTTAGTAGTGACCATAAAACATTGGTGAACTCACAGAGGCACCAAGGTATTACACTAATGGGGATTAATAAACTATATCGGAGTCCAAATCACAGAAATGCAGTGTAATGCATTTACTTAAAAGACAATTCAAATGTATTCAATTTAATTAATAATCAATCAAATTTCATGTAACTCAATTTGCAATGCATTTTTATAAAGCCCTATTCAACATAAATGACTGTTTTGTTTAGTCCCCATACCATGATGCTTCCTCCACCATGCTTTGCATTTAGAATTTAGAGAGCAAAGAAGTTATGACTATAAATGTTCACATGCTGTTTTGTTAAAGGTGTGGGTGACTGTAAAACcagttttaaatgtgtttttcatgcaagctgaacatgaaatagtctcctacacatctcccgcattagcttctgataggataTTGATGATAAAACGCTAGGAGTTGAAAATCCTTacatatctacgtcacactgtgaattagcattcacaGACTCCCtgatcttgactcacaatggggaaggctgttgttgtttaacaTCTGAGAATCAGCAGACGATGTCTCTGCTAGTTTAAgataactgttagcgttagcaacaccaccacacagcagaactcctacaggcttggggtatttgtggagataaatcatccaAATTACAAGTCCGTGGAtgggtcatgttgctgttatccaatccgaggcgagatgtttAAATATCAGGTATAAAGATTCCAAAACCTACCGTCTGAAGCTCACCTGGGAAATTGGCAACTTTTAGGTttgagaaatggtgcaccggtatattaTTCCACCCTGAGAACAGCTTacagggcattcattcctaccgaacactgcaaatgcattgattaaacgagtCAACTGCTCCTTTAAAGGACTGTAAATAGTCAACTGGTCATTGACTTCCATAAACACATGAAAGCCTACAGAGTTTCTCATCTTGGGGTCTTCTACAGTAGAACGGGCTCAGAAAACCAGGAAGCATTCAAATCAGATGTCTAAAACACATCAACTCGCTCCTTTTGATGCAGGAAATCTGTGTTTTTTATCTCTAAAGCTCAGCTCAGGCCTACGTAGAAAAATTTTCTCACCCTCGTATCCAGGATCCCATTCTTTCAGCCAATCTTTCAATCAGGTGAGGACTGGAAGAGCGTAGATGGACCAGTAAATCAAAAGTTTCTACTCTTCACCCCTATAGACAAGCCTCAAACAAAACATCAAGATAGTTCATCTTTGCCAGAGCCACAGATTCACTCCCAACCCAGAGGGAGCATTCCACCTTTATCTGGTCAAGAATCACTCCCTCAGGTTTGGAAGATCTGACTCCCATCTGCTTCACAATTTGCTGTGACCCGCCCCAGAGCACACTAAAGGTCACGGTGGGAAGACACCGAGCCGCATAATCTGTGAAAAAGGAGAGATTACGCCATTGCATTTTCAAGCTAAGATCAAATCATCGTGATGATTTTCCCAAGATCATTTAGACAGGGATCTGTTTTTAACCAAAAACTTGTCAACTTTTAATGCTTTTCTTTCACTTTTCGCTTGTCCTCAGGAAAAGAAGTATCGGCTGCAGAACCAAGTCGATCGCATGAAGGAAAAAGTTCGaaatgtagaggaaaagagcaaacATTTTGTTTATCGAGTGGAGGAGAAGAGTCACGATCTCATTCAAAAATGGGAGGAAAAATCTCGAGAATTTATTGGCAACTTTCTAGAACTTTTCGGACCGGATGGGACGTGGGTAAGTACCCACTTTAaacttttttatgttagatattgACTCAGACCCTGATCTTGGACTTCTCGTTGTTTTGACACAGAAACAAGTGTTTCAGGAGCGCAGTGGACGAATGCTGTCCTACGCACTGTCTCCCAGAGAATCCCCCTGCAATAGTCCTCCCCGAGAACTGTCCCCCCTGCGCTCTCCCTCTCCCCCATCACCCCCAGCCCGCTGGTACAATGCACGTCCATCGCCTCCTACCTCCCCTAAAGGAGCGTCTGCCTCCATCAGCAGCATGAGTGAAGGTGATGAAGATGAGAAGTAGATGAACTCCCTTAAACACACACGAACTGATATTTCACTCACAGTACACTGCCTGGGGACACGTCATTCAAAAAAGAaggaagaaacacacacacacacacacactgctacaAACACTAGCTGGAAACAGCCTTCCTCAAAGACGTTGCAAATTTGCAATGCTGACAATGATCAGGGGAAATGTAGTTCTCACCTGCAGAGCTAAGAAGCCATCATCGTCTCAGTTGTCAGGACAACCAGACAaacaagaggaagaggaggaggattggGTTTAATGTTCAGTATTCCCTTTTATGAGGACTAGATTTGCTTTGGATTGTCCAGAACTAATAGGGACGTTAAGAGCCTGCGTATAATACCACTGCACTGCATTTGTCTCCTGTTATGTCCTTTTCTTGATGCCAAGTTTACTttagaattaaaaaaacactcaatGTGAGTGAGTAGGTTAATAGTGGTAAACACCATATGATACAAAACCCTGCTACCTAGAGCAGCAAACCTTAGAAAAACAGAGGAGACCCGTTGCCTAACTAGTGCTAGTTTTGCACCATTTTAGCATGAATGATTGCCAAGAATGTTCACAGGTGGCTTAATTGTGTGTTGTTCTTATGGACACAAATTAAAATCTACaaagggaaggctgaaataaagtTACATGCTCTGACAAAAACCCAGCtcaacagaaaaaaagaaaagttttaAAAGTCTCCTGCGTTTTGTGTTTAAATGGCAAAAACAATCCAGCATTTGAGGTTCATGCTGCATTTCTTATAACTGCTTGTTTTTCcagaaaaataaaagcaatagTTCAGAAACTTTCAAATGGGGGTGTTGATGGTTTTAATGGCATATTTGTTGCCCTTTGAATGTAAGTTTGTAGAAAtggcaaaaaacaaaaacataccaaaaaataaaataaaaataacccaTAAGCTAAAAGTGGGTTTCTCAATTCTTAAAACTCAAGTCTCAAAAACAAacgttttatatattttttcacacAGTTTGAGTTCTAAATAACATTGTTTGGCAGTAATTTTTCAGCAGGAAGTGCTTAAGACTTAGCCGGAAGTGTGTTTAGCTAAACAGGAAGTTCAGCAGTTAGCTATTTGCACATTCAAATAATCACTAAATTGTATATAAATAATCCTGTACTGTATATCTGAAGCTAATTAAGCACTACTTGAGTTAAAATGTAATGTTTATAAGATTTTTTAGACTAGGGGCGTTTTAAGATGGTAGAAATGCACCTTTGTCATTGAAACATCAGATTAGTCATTAGCTCATCTAATCAGAGCCAGACTGGGAATGAGTTAATTTTTCAAAATATGTTAAGATTGTATGAAgcaggtaaaaaaaacaacataaaacactTTAATATTAACTTCCATGGGCTTATTGGGGCAAAGCTTCCAAATGAGTAATTGTAATCTTTATGATTTGAGGTCACGTTTCAAAAAACAGTAACCCTACAGCTGAGACCTCACAAACACTTCAAtcatttttaaatgattaaaaaatacatttaaagccTTTTTTAGAACACCTTTCCATAGTTTATCAGTTTTAACCAGATATTTTGGAAAATAACGTCcgctgttaaaaaaaataaaaatacatctgATGGTACTTGAATTCTATACAAAAAAAAGGGAACTGAAGCTCTCTGGGTTAACTGGGTTGTAGAGGCCCAAAAGATTAGCCCTAAACTTTTTGTTGATATCAAAAATGTGCTTTTCATTTTGTCCGTGTGTGCTCATTATTAAATCAGACTTCTCCTCCACTGTAACATACTTAACTGCAATGTAGACACTTTAATGTCCTGTACACACAATATGTTAATCATTATATGtaaaaacttttaaaacacacctgttttttattgtttgttgtGCAAGTGTCTGGATATGTTATTACAAATAAAAACTGTATGTGCGTCAAAGTTTTTCATCAAATCCACATAAAAAACAGACAAATGAGACACACAGAACAGATTTCTTTATTGTCAAGTTTGTACTGCAAGTTGATTTCATGCTGAATCACATCAGAATCCTCATTGTGATGAAAGTTGTTTTGTTTATGTGGATGGAAAACAGTGATCACTTCAAtctatatatttatagatatatacagcatccacaatatatttatttgTTAATATCCTCTGAAATGGTCCAGGTAGAATCTCTGACGACAGAATCATTGAGATTGGAGACTGGAGAGTGTATCCTAGGACCACTGACCACCACCTTCAGTTCTATTAGacatcacttcatttacagcagATGTGTCACTGAGTCCCTCAGGTTGACTGGCAGGTTTTCAAAGGCAGTGGCAGTGATGAAACTCTACAGACAGGCCTGAAACATGGAGAACCTACAGGACATGGAAGCTTTCCAACACTCAGTCCTTCTTGTCACGTCAgaagaagctggaggagaaaaggGAAACGCTTCAGGTGGATGAAACGTCCCACTGTCTGCTTTAAACACGCGTTCAGGCTTGAACTCGCCCTTTTgaatcatttaaaaataattcAGTCAGCCTAGAATTTGACTTGGTTATTGATAGTTTCAAATAAGCTTAGTAAAGTGCCTCAAAACATTTAACAAGTGAGAAAATATACAATTGTTATCCTACATTTCAGTGCCCAGAAACATTTTAGACTTCTTTGACCGTATTCTTATCCAACAGCTCCTCTTTGTGTGCCACATGACTTCTCCTTGTATAAATAAGAAAATATATAAAGCATACAGTTGACAAATTATAATTAAACTATCAACCACTGAACAATCTGTCAGCTACCAATTCACTTTAGCTGCACCTTCTAAATCATAATAAAACAGGTGGATTTTTAAAATGTACAAGCTTTGTTCAAACTCATTCAGAAGACTCCAGAGATTCGTAGCAATTCAAGTCAGGCACGGTGAAGTCCAAAGCAGGGTTAAGTTAACGGGTCCGAGCAGCAAGCGTGTCACTTATCATGGCAGCAGCACAAATTCAAGACATGTAGAGCTGCATCCTTTACTCAGAAGCAGCAGGTCCAGTTTGTTCTACGAGGGGTTGAACAATACGTCTTGCTGGTGTTGTTGCAGCCACTCAGCAGACAATGCTGGAATGAACCGGGGTGTTTTCACACACCCGTTTGGTCCTGTAAGGCTGGACCGTGAGCAAAAACGTCCAACGAGAATCGACATCCTCTGTCAACAGTGAGTGGCTGGTTAACTTTAGAAAAGAAAGCTAAACAGGTCAAATAGAAACACAAACTCGTACGTTTTTATCACGTATCCTATAAAACAGCTCTAGCGCAACCTTGAAGGTAGTTTTAAAAACATCACCCGTTCCTCATATCGGgcttccttttatttatttattttaagttcTAAAGCTTTAAAAATAATTTGAACTTTATCCTTTTCTTCCTCAAAAGGTGCTAGATTTCAAAAATGTTCTCtgactgaaaaaaaaacccataaaGGAGTGCAACCAAGACTTTGCCATGCTGAAGACACACTGGCCAGTCAAGCGTCcttctttaaaagaaaaaaataaataaaaataaaagaaatgaaacctcctcctcttcttcttcccatTTTCACTGACACTAACCTCTCCCTGTGTTTTCAGAATGAGAAAGCATTTCCCGATGTTGAGAAACACTCTCAATCAGCAGCGTGTAGCTTATTCAGCCACAGGGAGTAAAAGCTTGGTCAGCAAAGCCGGGGCAGGCCAAACTGCACGAGACAGAGGGAGAGATAGCAGTGATGCAGTGAGTTCAGCTCGATGGTCATGATTTCTACATTTGTCACCAAAGAACACGGCCATTTACAAATGGGAGATCACTGGGAGAATCTAGAGGAGGTTCAATGGACAATGAAAGCTGCGTTAAAGATGGTTATTGCCACTGGGTGCCAATTTAAGTCACCATAGGGATGTTAAAGTGAGTCTAATCCTAAACAAACACTCAGAGGCAATGGTTAGGTGTGCATGCTCCACGCCGAGCGCTACGCTAGTGGGCCAGACAGAATTATCTGTTGGCTTTGTAAATGGACTTGCTGGCATCTCGTGGCTCTTTGCTGGGGTTGCTCCAGTCGTCCGCCTCCGGACTGGTCTTGTAATGGCGCCAAGCTGACTTGTTGAATACAGGCAGGCGCTCAAAGGACTCACTGGAGAGGGCCTTTAGATG contains:
- the LOC107382960 gene encoding choline-phosphate cytidylyltransferase B isoform X1 is translated as MVKQRRARAHSCCASVDPLCCRKGSLKTLREPAIFARETSCDCRAPHEKLTIAQARRGTPVDRPVRVYADGIFDLFHAGHARALMQAKDLFPNTYLIVGVCSDELTHKYKGFTVMTEHERYEALRHCRYVDEVLRDAPWTLTPEFLEKHKIDFVAHDDIPYSSAGSEDVYKHIKEAGMFVPTQRTEGISTSDIITRIVRDYDVYARRNLQRGYTAKELNVSYINEKKYRLQNQVDRMKEKVRNVEEKSKHFVYRVEEKSHDLIQKWEEKSREFIGNFLELFGPDGTWKQVFQERSGRMLSYALSPRESPCNSPPRELSPLRSPSPPSPPARWYNARPSPPTSPKGASASISSMSEGDEDEK
- the LOC107382960 gene encoding choline-phosphate cytidylyltransferase B isoform X2, coding for MEELEHTCPHPRTTLREPAIFARETSCDCRAPHEKLTIAQARRGTPVDRPVRVYADGIFDLFHAGHARALMQAKDLFPNTYLIVGVCSDELTHKYKGFTVMTEHERYEALRHCRYVDEVLRDAPWTLTPEFLEKHKIDFVAHDDIPYSSAGSEDVYKHIKEAGMFVPTQRTEGISTSDIITRIVRDYDVYARRNLQRGYTAKELNVSYINEKKYRLQNQVDRMKEKVRNVEEKSKHFVYRVEEKSHDLIQKWEEKSREFIGNFLELFGPDGTWKQVFQERSGRMLSYALSPRESPCNSPPRELSPLRSPSPPSPPARWYNARPSPPTSPKGASASISSMSEGDEDEK